In a genomic window of Leifsonia xyli subsp. cynodontis DSM 46306:
- a CDS encoding DUF1684 domain-containing protein, with translation MTDTAPPSDPRDILARYRQRREQAVVAPKGSLALVNTQWITGEPGSDQTIWGVPGRWAPLPAGQSGLRVTAAAADGITVDGTHVDGSAIVRGKDDPKPSEVVFSDTVTGFVIASETGEYALRVWDANSEAIRDFGSIDAFPFNPEWIVQAAFRPIEGGKIVGFEHLKDDGATRDIVIPGEIAFTKDGVDYSLAAFQAGRALQLVFADSTNGDSTYAVGRFLFVAPNSDGTVTLDFNLAVLPPCAFSYNFNCPLPPAQNRFAVPIEAGEKNVLDKAGELLHR, from the coding sequence ATGACAGACACGGCCCCCCCTTCCGATCCCCGCGATATCCTGGCCCGCTACCGCCAGCGCCGCGAGCAGGCCGTCGTCGCGCCGAAGGGCAGCCTGGCACTCGTGAACACGCAGTGGATCACCGGCGAGCCCGGCAGCGACCAGACGATCTGGGGAGTCCCGGGACGGTGGGCCCCGCTGCCGGCCGGGCAATCAGGTCTCAGGGTCACCGCTGCGGCCGCCGACGGCATCACAGTGGACGGCACACACGTCGACGGCTCGGCGATCGTACGCGGCAAAGACGACCCGAAACCCTCGGAGGTCGTCTTCAGCGACACGGTCACCGGTTTCGTGATCGCCAGCGAAACGGGGGAGTATGCGCTGCGGGTGTGGGACGCGAACTCCGAGGCGATCCGGGATTTCGGCTCCATTGACGCCTTCCCCTTCAACCCCGAGTGGATCGTCCAGGCTGCGTTCCGCCCGATCGAGGGCGGCAAGATCGTCGGCTTCGAGCACCTCAAAGACGATGGCGCGACGCGCGACATAGTGATCCCCGGCGAGATCGCCTTCACCAAAGACGGCGTCGATTACAGCCTCGCCGCCTTCCAGGCCGGACGGGCCCTCCAGCTCGTCTTCGCCGACAGCACCAATGGCGACAGCACGTACGCCGTCGGCCGTTTCCTCTTCGTCGCGCCGAACTCCGACGGAACCGTCACGCTCGACTTCAACCTGGCGGTGCTGCCGCCCTGCGCGTTCAGCTACAACTTCAACTGCCCGCTGCCGCCGGCGCAGAACCGGTTCGCGGTGCCGATCGAGGCGGGGGAGAAGAACGTCCTGGACAAGGCCGGCGAACTGCTGCACCGATGA